The Syngnathus scovelli strain Florida chromosome 11, RoL_Ssco_1.2, whole genome shotgun sequence region CATTTTGCAATAAATTGTGAGTTATGACCCCGTGTGACTTTGGTGGTCACAGAACGCGGAAAATATCTTGTCCAATGGGAAAAGAGACAATGTATCATTCGTTTTGTTGTTTCCTCCCAGTCAAAAGATAAACAGGACTAATATCAATCGTATCCTTTCCCTCCCAATCGTTAAAGTTTGCAAAAGATTCCATCGATACTGTGTAGCTCAAGAGCTAAGATACATAAGTCACAAGCTATGTCACCGTTTATGTCATTGTTTGATTTCTTTGTCATTGACTCCTTTTATGTGATCTCATAGTATGTGAAGCAAGGAGATGATGGAAGGAGGAAAGAAAGGAGTCCAATCAGGCAGATGACACACGCTCTTACTATTTGTTTATTGTTTTGCCAGTAATTAAATCAGTCTTCAAATCATGAATGGACTCAAGTGGATTACTAACAACCAGGACAAATACGATAGATGTGCGTAAGTCACGATACACAGCAAATTGCACAAACACATCTCAAAATCATGAACTGAAATATCCAACGTATTGCTATCCAAGTGATTTCCTACTGTGAGTATGCGCACGGATGACCTCTAATAATCTTGCATGCATGTGATCCCCCCCCAACCATCCTACAAACATTGTGAAGTTTACACTCATGCGTGAACATAATGAGATTCCTACCCTGGAGACAACGGCCTAATATGATGGATCGCAAACGCTCCGGTGGAAAGACTTAAGACTAGTTTTTGGGGGAGTCGACCTTGACGCGCTCAGCGCTCTTCACCGCAGTGTGACAGAAAGGGGCGCGACCACGGTACGTTGTGGTTTAAAGTGGGTAACATTAGAGTCTGGCTTTCTGCTGCCAAATTGGCCACCCCACTGACAAAAGCGTCAACCAGGAACTTTTGAAGGGACGTTTTCAAGGACAATTGATTGCTGGGATTAAATCTTTTATTCATGACCTTAATACCTTAATTCAGTCTGTTCTTAATTGAGACACAGACAACTAGAATGGCACTCTTGGCAGTTTTAAGTCATGTGCAAAAATGAACGAACAAACAGATCTTTCATTTGAATATAGGGTTGAAGTAAATACACCATCAGCTCCAATTTTGATCTGTAGGAGGCACTCTATTGTTGCATAGTGCCGTTCCTGAGTCATCGGTGCAACACCGGCCCACCATACCAGAAAGTGAGTTCACcgagagagcgagggagagagagagaggagagggagagaaagagaggcagagagcgagggagtgtgtgagagagaacGAGGTGCAGGTGTATCTATGCACACTATGCatttatttgaaatgtattatgaattaattgtcacattatttttactttgagccctcaatgtttttttagttttactCTGAACCTTCAAATATAAAAAGTGTTTGACTTTACTATTTTTACTTATAATACCCTAAAATGGTACAAAGAATCACCTTGGAGTCCAATAATGAATTTGGCTCAAATATTGACAGACTCCTTGCTCCAATCTATAACTCACTTTCGACAAGGTCAATAAAGGAGTTGTTTCCCCTAAACAGAAGTGGCACAGCTCTCACTTGAGGTTGTTTCTCACTCATATGAACAAATAAAAGCGAGGTAATCGATCTTTGAAGTGCTTTTACCTAGCATGAGACGATCGGACTGATGTATGCAGCTGCAGGTGCTCTGTCAGGTATTGTTCTCTATTGGTTTGGGGGGGCACAATGCAGTCTAATACTCCAAGGTGACGTCGGATTGGACCATcctagtgtgtgtgcatgcttaCTCTGCGGGAAGGACAAAAGAAAAtgtggggaggaggggggagcaTTCCTTCACACCACGTCAGACGCTAAATCTCCTATCACAAAGCTGATGGGAGGAGGGGAGTGGGAAGCCAggtgaccccccccacccccaccccctcaaTCCCATCCAGCCCTCATTCCACCATCCCTCCTTCAGAATTTAAAACCTTGTTCCAGTGTGAGTATGTGTGGCTGTGCATTGTTTTGTATCTGCGCGCATGTGGCAGCTCTCATTTCCTATCAGGTGTTCAATTACCCAATGGGAGCTTTGATAGAGACGCTCTTGAGAGGGAGTGCGGCTGAGGCAGGAggatagaagaagaagaagagcaagaaGTGGAGGGCATTCCTGCCGGGTCGGGTCGGTAGGTGAGAGCTGATAAGATTGttgtggtttgtttgtttgtttgctgctGAAGGTGATGTTGTCATTGTTCAATGTGAGATCACTggaagtttttgtttttgctgacaTTGCAGAATCCATATTACCTAAGGTTTTAATTCACGCTGCTGAATATTTGGTGTTGCGctgcaatgcaaaaaaaaaaaaaaaaaaaaaaagagccaagaTAGAGAACACTCAGGGTCGGTCGGTCAATGCAGAACGCATGCAGCCTTCAAGTCCTATAGAGGAGTCGTGGGAATAAGAACAATCGAGTTGATTTATTCGATTCAGCTATATATTTctagttgttgttttgttattcACCATCCTGAATGAAGTAGTGATAGATGTGATTTATGTTTGGACTTTGACCACTATTGCATTCAACGAATTAATAATgcgcaaaaaaagtcaaataaaataaaaataaacgtgGGCTTGCAAAATGCACTTCAATGTTATACTGAATAGACATATTGTTGTATTAGTCATGAaaagaccattttttttttaaaatggcccCACAAAAatcactgaaaagaaaaagttaaattataaaaatgttttgcaCATTAAAAGCAAAGAAGAAATAAAGTTGGTTAAAAAGTTGAATCAAAACCATGGAAATATTTTTAAGGCTACATTTTCTACGGGACGTCATTGGCTTCCACGCAAAGGTGTGCCTAATTAACTATGGGAtcagcacacacactcacgtacacacacatagaTTGGGTGTAAGCAGTTTCCCGGGCAAACCTGCCGAGGTTTCACTTCCGTCATGAtctcaagttggaacgcgggggcgggcgggcgggggggtATCAGATGGCGAGTTGTGTGCTGATGCAAacaaaaacggacaaaaaagcaTTTAACGCAGCTGGGTTGCGTTTTGCTCTCATGTCCGTTCAGGTTACCGAGGAGGACTAAAGCTACCTTCATGCCAGCCAGCAGAACTGAGGTCCACGCTGGACCCCCTTCTGCAGTCTTGACACCCGAGAAAACCAACAGCCATGGAGGTTTGCACTAATATTATTTATAAACTGGGGCCAAGCACAGACGCAAACAAGgaacccccaccccccaaaaaaagaggcTTGTAGCTTCTTGCAGATTTCACAAAATGGTGGCAAAGCACTGAAAGTAGAGCGTATCATAAGTCATGACCATGCATGGCTATATTCAGAAGTTGAATTGCTCACACAAACAAATCTTCAGATGGGGCATACTGAACTAGCCTAAATGACGTTCAAACATACCCAAGCGCTTTGTTTCACTCAGAGGACAAATCAAGTATCCATCTACTGTCTAGGTTCCTCTGGTTAACTTTGAAAATGTGGACGATGTGGGCATCAACTTGGGCGACCCAAGCGACTCCGGCTACCCGACGTCGCCCACGTCGGAGGCGCCGGATCCCGAGCGATCGCCCCGTCGCTCTTCCCCGCGTCCATCCCCTCGCCGGGGCCGCCGTGAGGGCGCGTCCTCTTCCACGCCATCCAAGGCCACCTCCAGTAGCTGCAGCCTGATGTCAAATATAAAGCTTCTGGTGAACGGCGAGTCGGGTTCCGACGGCGTCTTCAGCAGGATGCCGAGGGACTGCTATGACAACGAGGACTTCTTTGAGAGGACGGGCGGGGGGGACCGAGACCAGAGGGTGGTCATCAACGTTTCGGGCCTGATGTTCGAGACCCAGCTGAGCACACTCAACCGGTTCCCGGAGACTTTACTGGGCGACCCGGCCAAACGAATACGTCACTTTGATGCCATGAAGAACGAGTATTTCTTTGACCGTAACCGTCCGGCCTTCGACAGCATCCTGTACTTCTACCAGTCTGGCGGGCGGGTTCGCAGGCCGGCCAATGTCCCATTAGATGTCTTCGCCAGTGAGATCGTTTTCTATCAACTGGGCCACGAAGCCATGGAGCAGTTCCGTGAAGCCGAAGGCTTCATCAACGAGCCCGCGGTCTTGTTGCCGACTAACGAGCTCAAAAGACAGTTCTGGCTCCTGTTTGAGTACCCTGAGAGCTCCAGTGCGGCCAAAGCCATTGCTTTTGTCTCCGTATTTGTCATCACAATCTCCATCTTTATCTTTTGTCTGGAGACTCTCCCCGTATTCAGGCAGGAGAGCGCTTACATTGTCCATGAAGATCATGTGTTTAACAAGAGCACGAGTTCTCAACCTGACTCCAGAGACTTGATAGCTTACTTCACAGACCCTTTCTTTATTGTCGAGACCATTTGCGTCATCTGGTTCTGCTTCGAGGCCGGCGTTCGTTTTGCCGCGTGTCCCAGTAAGCGCGCTTTCTTCTACAACATCATGAACATCATCGACATCGTGTCCATCCTTCCGTACTTTGTCACGTTGGGCACAGAGCTGGCGACCACCGACGACGACGACGCCAGCTCCGGTCAGAACTTGTCCCTCGCCATCCTGAGGATTATCCGCTTGGTGAGAGTGACTCGCATCTTCAAACTGTCCCGCCACTCCAAGGGCCTTCAGATCCTCGGGCAGACCCTCAAGGCGAGCATGCGAGAGCTGGGCTTGCTTATCTTCTTCCTCTTTATCGGCGTCATCCTCTTCTCCAGCGCCATCTTTTTCGCTGAAGTCGACGAGCCAAAAACGCAGTTTGTCAGCATCCCGGACGGATTCTGGTGGGCGGTGGTTACCATGACCACAGTGGGCTACGGAGACATGTGCCCCATCACCATTGGCGGCAAGATGGTGGGCACCTTGTGTGCTATCGCCGGGGTGCTGACCATCGCACTGCCCGTTCCTGTCATTGTGTCTAACTTCAACTACTTCTACCATCGCAAAGCGGAGCAGGAGGAGAAGCAGATGATTGACGACGCCACCAAGGCCCAGAAAAACTCCATGGCTGAAAAATACGGCAGCACGACGACGCTGGACAAAAGCACCTGGAATCTTGAGAAGAATGGCTTCCACTCGTAGAACAGCATTTTCTTCCATGATTTTTCGACTTCTGTAGCATGAAGACGGACGGTATTGATATCCTTTACTCAAGTTATCTTATTTTAGACACAGAAAAAGCCTTTGAAGAAATacaatttccatccatccatttgaaTCTGGTTCTGCAGGCTATTCATGTAGGATCGGACCCTACTGCatagaacaaaaaaatacaatacagcaATAATCATGGCCAAAAATATAATAACCTACAGCCGTCGTATTCTGCAGACCTATTAGCTTATTTGAGTATTCATTAATCAGACAAATTCATTTGATGATGTAGCTCACTCTTCAAACTCTTCTAGATGGCTAAAAAGGTTTTAGTAATCAACTGAGAGACAACTTCAGTatctaaaaatgtctgtgaaaaaaatgaatgttgGATGTTGCCATATTGACAAAAATCATACAAGAaatatttgaaattattttgttATGAAGTATGAGGCAGAGAGCGAGAAACATTTTAGTGGTGCTCAAAAGTGTTTTAAATGACACTTAGGAATCACTTGTGTTACATTCTGTCTCAGGacaatttatatatgtatattgtgCATGGACATTTAGGGGATCCGAGTCTGATGAGTATTTGCAATGTTATTATATTTGTATTGGCATAATGTTCCAAATCAGAGTATCATCATTATAATCATAATCATTACTTCCACCTGCGATTCCACTTGACCATATTTACTTAAATCTATAGTACAAGACTCTCAAGGACGCTGGGAAGCGTCCACACAGTGTGAGACGTCTTTAATTGTAGttaaatgaaatcaaattgaTAGCTTGCATGTTGTGAATGAGCTGCAAAATACCAAATCAAATCCTCAAAGAACTCGCATGCCAAAAACACACACGTTTGATATTTTCTTGCCAATTGCATATTTATGCAAGGGAAATCCTTTAAAGTACAATTAAAAGCTTGTCGAATAAATGCACTGAATGTTAATTGCACTAGTGAGGCTTAAATACGCACAGGGAAGAACATTTATTATCACAACTGTAAGCTTTATGATGTATTAGGAGGAGCTGCACACTCGAAATGTAATCATGTACCATTTATACTGCATGCCATACAGAAATGAGGCTCGTACTAAAGTTTGACGTAATGAATGTAGCTAATTATAAGGATGGCTGCTCCAGTGGTAATCATGTGAGACCGTTAGATGCGCATGCCCCATTTCAATTATAACAATGTGACATTTGGAAGTAGAATTTTTAGAACAATGGCTGAGAATGTAATCTTGCAATGAACGTAGTAAATGCAATAATGTTGCCACGTGCGCGTAGGGGAACTCTGTTTGACCCCAGCAAAACAGCAATAATTCCTATGGTAGCCAATAAGATCCTTTAGTGACTTGGTTgctctgcactttattttaggAAGAAGCACTTATTCTTATGGAGTACAGTTGAGCGACTGAGAAGCAGAGTGGTGCTAACTCCATTGTGGAGGGAGAGTGTAAATAGCACACTGATCCTACAGGATGGGTGCTGAGTGCAAAAATTCATTGCCGCCCCATGTGTCAATATTGGAAGTAAACTTTGACCTGTCAACTGTTTATTTCTGGGCTTAACTTGAAGGTGACCAGAATGGAGTTAGTCCACTTGACTTCTTCGCAGCTCAGTTGTAAAAAATGAATGTGTGAATGACATGTTGTTAATTCTGTAAAGAGTGCCTTCCATTAAACATGTATGCTAAGTGTGTGGAGTCTCCCACTCATCATTTGGCTAATATGCTCATCTCACAGTCGACGCTACTGTTGAATGGATTTATACTTTTTTCCAATTTTCTGTTATAGCTAATATATTTTTAGATTttactttatttgtgtattatAAATTTTGGTTTGGTGTGCTttaccccaatttttttttttttcaaatatttctttatttttatttttcatgtagcatttttaatttgcatgTATATATTTAGTATTATGTTTTTAAGATGTTTATATTTTGTTATATGTTGATAGTGAAGTGTTTTGTCattatattttgttattttatcaAATATTTTGCACTTATTGTCTATTTTTGGGGTTTTTGCATTTTATCTTAATGGACCCTTGTTCTGACTTTGCTTTAAATGTAAGCAGATGAATCATTTAGAAAAGCGTCCATTGTTGAGAACAAACGTGTCCTTGTGGAGGCAATGGATGACTGACTGAACGGCGACcatcaggcacacacacacacacacacacacacacacacacacacacacacacacacacacacacttgagtcACACAAGGTTAATACTGATTTGATGCTGCTGTCATTTATAATTCATCAGGTATTACACCAAAAGAATGTGGAGAAATCAATGCCAAGGTCAGCTGAAATGTAACAAAGCGGTTTTACACCGCActctaaaaatatttattttggggCATTTTGGATAGTATTTTTGTGAAATATTTCAATTTCTTTTAAGCTGACATTTTGGTATTTCTGTCATGttattgtttttcat contains the following coding sequences:
- the LOC125977632 gene encoding potassium voltage-gated channel subfamily A member 10, which produces MEVPLVNFENVDDVGINLGDPSDSGYPTSPTSEAPDPERSPRRSSPRPSPRRGRREGASSSTPSKATSSSCSLMSNIKLLVNGESGSDGVFSRMPRDCYDNEDFFERTGGGDRDQRVVINVSGLMFETQLSTLNRFPETLLGDPAKRIRHFDAMKNEYFFDRNRPAFDSILYFYQSGGRVRRPANVPLDVFASEIVFYQLGHEAMEQFREAEGFINEPAVLLPTNELKRQFWLLFEYPESSSAAKAIAFVSVFVITISIFIFCLETLPVFRQESAYIVHEDHVFNKSTSSQPDSRDLIAYFTDPFFIVETICVIWFCFEAGVRFAACPSKRAFFYNIMNIIDIVSILPYFVTLGTELATTDDDDASSGQNLSLAILRIIRLVRVTRIFKLSRHSKGLQILGQTLKASMRELGLLIFFLFIGVILFSSAIFFAEVDEPKTQFVSIPDGFWWAVVTMTTVGYGDMCPITIGGKMVGTLCAIAGVLTIALPVPVIVSNFNYFYHRKAEQEEKQMIDDATKAQKNSMAEKYGSTTTLDKSTWNLEKNGFHS